TGGTCCCCCCTTCGTTCCTCGTCAACACGCTCCTCACCCCCGAGAAAAAGCTGTTCGACGCCGTCACCGGCCACTGGCAGAAAGCGCACGAGGAGGGGTGCGCACGGTATGCCAAGGTCTACCGGGTGCACCTCCCGCGGAAGTACCCGCTCGTCATCGCCTCGGCGGGAGGATTCCCGAAGGACATCAACTTCATCCAGTCGCACAAGGCGATGGACCAGGCCTTCGCCGCCCTCGAGGGGGAGGGTGCGCTGATCCTCCTTGCGGAGTGCCCGGAGGGATTCGGAAGCCCGCAGTTCTTCCCGTGGTTCCGGTTCCCGGACCCGGAGGAAATGGAGAGGGAGCTTCGCGCGAATTACCAGATCTACGGCCAGACCGCGCACGCCGCCTTCGTCAAGGCGAACGCCTGCCGTGTGATCCTGATCTCCTCCCTGCGCCCGGAGGACGTGGAGCGGATGGGGATGACCCCCGCGGCTTCCCTCGACGAGGCCGTCGAGAAGGCGCGCCGCCACCTGGGCGAGCTCCCTCCGCCGCTCGTCATTCCCGACGCGGGGTATGTGCTCCCGGATCCCCCGGGGAGGGCGGAATCCTGACGCCCGGCCTTCAGGCGTACCAGTCGGCCCTCGTCAGCGGCAGTCCGCTGGCCCCCCGGTCGGGCTTGGCCAGGAGCACCTGGTAGACGTTGTTCCGGCCCGTTCGGAACTTGTGGGCCGCTCCGGCCATGTACAACCGCCACAGGCGGTAGGCCATCTCACCGGCGGCGCGGCAAGCCTCCTCGCGTCGAGCTTCCAGGCGCCGCACCCAGTGCCGCAGCGTGATGACATAGTGCTCCCGCAGGCTCTCCACGTCCCTCACCTCGAACCCGTTCGCCTCCGCGGCGCTCAGCGTGTCGCTGATCGGCAGCAGCTCCCCGTCCGGAAAGACGTAGTGGTCGCTGAAGGACGGCCCGGGAACCGGGGGAAAGGCCGGATTGCAGGCGATGCCGTGGTTCAGAAAGAGGCCGCCCGGACACAGCAGTCGGAAGGCCCGCCGGAAATACTCCGCCAGGCGGGACTTCCCCACGTGCTCGAACATCCCCACGCTGACCAGCTTGTCGAAGACCACCGGTTCGTCGACGTCGCGGTAGTCGCAGACCTCGACCCGGCAACGGCCTGTCATGCCCGCCTCCCGGATTCGCTCGCTCGCAAGCGTAGCCTGGGGGCGGCTCAAGGTGATGCCGACCGCCTCCACGCCGTAGTGGAGCGCGGCGTGAAGGACCAGTCCGCCCCAGCCGGAGCCGATATCCAGCAGGCGCTCGCCGCTGCGCAGCCTCAGTTTGCGGCAGATGTAGTCGAGCTTCCGCTCCTGGGCGGCGTCCAGGTCCTCGTCGGGCGATGCGAAATAGGCGCAGGAGTAGACCATCCGGCCGTCCAGCCAGAGGGAATAGAAGGCGTTGGACACGTCGTAGTGGTAGGTCACCGCCA
The DNA window shown above is from Deltaproteobacteria bacterium RBG_16_64_85 and carries:
- a CDS encoding cyclopropane-fatty-acyl-phospholipid synthase — encoded protein: MLEKAPDGISKRCLSFLQDLLGDLHPRDFAVRLWDGGTLEEEPGEPRRFTLVLKHPGAMRSLFRSPSELSLGEAYLYDDFDIEGDIGSAFALADHLVRLSPGIGERLRFARRLLSLPSPDRARAVRPSERLHGLRHSKPRDRLAVTYHYDVSNAFYSLWLDGRMVYSCAYFASPDEDLDAAQERKLDYICRKLRLRSGERLLDIGSGWGGLVLHAALHYGVEAVGITLSRPQATLASERIREAGMTGRCRVEVCDYRDVDEPVVFDKLVSVGMFEHVGKSRLAEYFRRAFRLLCPGGLFLNHGIACNPAFPPVPGPSFSDHYVFPDGELLPISDTLSAAEANGFEVRDVESLREHYVITLRHWVRRLEARREEACRAAGEMAYRLWRLYMAGAAHKFRTGRNNVYQVLLAKPDRGASGLPLTRADWYA